In one window of Heptranchias perlo isolate sHepPer1 chromosome 4, sHepPer1.hap1, whole genome shotgun sequence DNA:
- the LOC137320708 gene encoding sialic acid-binding Ig-like lectin 15 yields the protein MIQHLTLRDNERQFICLVDLQDYTNETSQSLFQTILVVAADRNNIWRVTVNKGDSATLPCTFSPPDQYPSNITVLWMKENPWKESVVFNQTRSLRDGSDSVTVNKGDRYQLIGDPTQGDASIRMRDLGLNDTSKYFCHVHVKNGGREYVTQDEMRLQVVAPATILELSVVTDNIIGDSIVCKVEGEPPANITWIDPENSALPGNSTTVTQLLEKHQTVGEILNPTLRGNYSCVAVNEHGRDVRQIHFPAADNDYSNFIIAMLCLIPLAKFLLLLITGIILFIKIKD from the exons ATGATCCAACATCTGACTCTACGCGATAACGAACGGCAATTTATTTGCCTTGTGGATCTCCAGGACTATACGAATGAAACCTCCCAAAGCTTGTTTCAAACAATTCTTGTGGTGGCAG CTGATAGGAACAATATCTGGCGAGTGACTGTGAACAAGGGAGATTCTGCCACACTGCCCTGCACCTTCAGTCCCCCTGACCAGTATCCGAGTAATATCACTGTCCTCTGGATGAAGGAGAATCCATGGAAAGAGTCGGTTGTTTTTAATCAAACTCGTTCCCTCAGGGATGGTTCTGACTCAGTTACTGTAAATAAAGGAGATCGATATCAGCTGATCGGAGACCCAACCCAAGGAGACGCCTCCATAAGGATGAGGGACCTGGGGCTGAACGACACCAGCAAGTATTTCTGTCACGTACACGTCAAGAATGGGGGAAGGGAATATGTGACTCAGGATGAGATGAGGCTACAGGTTGTCG CCCCAGCCACCATCCTGGAGCTGTCGGTCGTGACCGATAACATAATCGGAGACTCCATCGTGTGTAAGGTCGAAGGGGAGCCACCTGCAAACATCACATGGATCGACCCTGAAAACAGCGCACTGCCCGGGAACAGCACGACAGTCACACAACTCCTGGAAAAACATCAAACTGTCGGAGAGATTCTTAACCCAACGCTGAGAGGGAACTACAGTTGTGTGGCTGTAAATGAGCACGGGAGGGACGTCCGTCAGATCCACTTCCCCGCCGCTGACAACGATTACTCGAATTTCATTATCGCGATGCTGTGCCTGATCCCGCTAGCTAAATTTCTCCTCCTGCTGATAACAGGGATCATTCTCTTCATTAAAATAAAAG